The proteins below come from a single Corynebacterium cystitidis genomic window:
- a CDS encoding 3-isopropylmalate dehydrogenase, with protein sequence MKIAVIGGDGIGPEVMAEGLKVLSAVRDDVETTEYDLGARRYLKNGELLTDDDLASLREHDAILLGAIGDPDKVAPGILERGLLLQMRFKLDHFVNLRPSKLYPTSVSPLANPGDIDFVVVREGTEGLYCGNGGTLRQGTPHEVASEVSQNTRYGVERTVRYAFEAAMNRNKKLTLVHKTNVLVNAGTLWQNTVNDVAQEFPEVEVDYNHIDAATIYLVTDPSRYDVIVTDNLFGDIITDLAGAVAGGVGLASSGNIDASKANPSMFEPVHGSAPDIAGKGIADPTAMILSVAMMLRWLGDEDEAVRIEEAVAADVSARTETAVVTAEVGDRIAVALR encoded by the coding sequence ATGAAAATTGCAGTCATTGGTGGCGACGGTATCGGCCCTGAAGTCATGGCCGAGGGCCTGAAGGTGCTCAGCGCTGTACGTGATGACGTGGAGACTACCGAGTACGACCTGGGTGCGCGCCGTTACCTCAAAAACGGCGAATTGCTTACCGACGATGACCTAGCCAGTCTGCGTGAGCATGACGCGATTTTGCTGGGTGCCATTGGGGATCCGGACAAGGTGGCTCCAGGAATTCTGGAACGTGGACTGCTACTGCAGATGCGGTTTAAGTTGGATCACTTTGTCAACCTGCGCCCCTCCAAGCTGTATCCAACCTCAGTGAGCCCGTTGGCCAACCCTGGCGATATTGACTTTGTCGTGGTTCGCGAAGGAACCGAAGGACTGTACTGCGGAAATGGTGGAACTCTGCGCCAGGGAACCCCACATGAGGTGGCCTCTGAGGTATCCCAGAACACCCGCTATGGGGTTGAGCGCACCGTGCGCTACGCGTTCGAAGCTGCCATGAACCGCAACAAGAAGCTGACCTTGGTGCACAAGACCAACGTGTTGGTCAACGCCGGTACTTTGTGGCAGAACACCGTCAATGATGTTGCTCAAGAGTTTCCTGAAGTTGAGGTGGACTACAACCACATCGATGCGGCGACCATCTACCTTGTGACGGACCCTTCGCGCTATGACGTGATCGTCACCGACAACCTGTTCGGCGATATCATCACCGACCTAGCTGGTGCAGTCGCTGGTGGGGTAGGTCTTGCGTCGTCCGGCAATATCGACGCGTCTAAAGCAAACCCATCCATGTTCGAACCAGTCCACGGATCTGCCCCAGATATTGCGGGCAAAGGGATTGCAGACCCCACGGCGATGATCTTGTCTGTTGCAATGATGTTGCGGTGGCTGGGCGATGAGGATGAAGCCGTGCGAATTGAGGAGGCTGTGGCTGCTGATGTGTCGGCGCGCACCGAGACTGCTGTGGTCACTGCGGAGGTCGGTGACCGAATCGCTGTGGCGTTGCGTTAA
- a CDS encoding cation diffusion facilitator family transporter, which produces MAIHDHQGGHAHAHAEDLQTASMRALVTALTLTSVVFFAELIGGVISGSMALLADAMHMLADATGLIMAVIAVFVGRKAASRRATYGYRGVEVMAAAINAVTVIIMSVWIVVESVMRVGSDTEIRVGLMFSVAVVGLLANAASAWVLSRQRRHSLNVEGAFLHVIADLLGSIAVIGAAAVIHFTGFTWADTVASVAIAALVLPRAVKLLLASLRVLLDQVPDGVDIDTIQRDLATLDGVEAVHDLHVWSTSGTEALATCHLVVPHGACTGPILDAVQARLRGHGIQHSTIQIEHPEHLDHEHVC; this is translated from the coding sequence ATGGCTATTCACGATCACCAGGGTGGACATGCTCATGCTCACGCCGAAGACCTTCAGACGGCGTCGATGCGTGCTCTAGTAACCGCGTTGACGCTAACGTCCGTGGTATTTTTTGCCGAGCTCATTGGTGGTGTCATTTCTGGATCTATGGCACTGCTTGCCGATGCCATGCACATGCTGGCCGATGCCACCGGCCTCATCATGGCGGTTATTGCAGTGTTTGTGGGGCGAAAAGCTGCGTCTCGCCGTGCAACATACGGCTACCGCGGCGTTGAAGTGATGGCTGCAGCGATAAATGCCGTCACAGTGATAATAATGTCGGTGTGGATCGTGGTTGAATCGGTCATGCGCGTCGGTTCGGACACAGAGATCCGCGTCGGCTTGATGTTTTCGGTAGCCGTTGTGGGGTTGCTCGCTAATGCTGCCTCTGCGTGGGTGCTTTCCCGGCAGCGCCGTCATTCTCTCAACGTCGAAGGGGCATTTCTTCACGTGATTGCGGACTTATTAGGTTCCATCGCCGTGATCGGAGCCGCGGCAGTCATTCATTTCACCGGTTTCACCTGGGCAGACACGGTGGCATCTGTGGCCATCGCCGCCCTGGTATTGCCTCGCGCAGTCAAGTTACTGCTTGCGTCGTTACGCGTGCTCTTGGATCAAGTCCCAGACGGGGTGGACATCGATACCATCCAACGCGATCTTGCCACATTAGACGGTGTGGAAGCGGTACATGATCTGCACGTGTGGTCAACAAGTGGGACGGAAGCGCTGGCAACATGCCACCTCGTCGTACCGCATGGTGCCTGCACAGGGCCGATACTTGATGCTGTGCAAGCACGGCTGCGGGGGCATGGAATCCAGCATTCGACGATACAGATCGAGCACCCAGAGCATCTGGATCACGAACACGTGTGTTAA
- a CDS encoding cell wall-binding repeat-containing protein produces MRRISPRARAATALILSGALSLTSCSNNGGSGSNGGAEGGKNAQGENTPALETQGPEVLADPDGTGAEVSQRLFEQSEAVVVASSKRDDQLHAAAIAVKLGAPMLIRHAGTDAVIDAEIERLGAHRVIEVGTGTTSAEGAEEELPATEPIVVPEGSDAVTEIVALEAGKNHELEMPPMLATDITSLAAAATATSAGADVLVLDYADPRMTAESMKTVTSQDTVALGAQWGSTEQYAERVELANNGELPGGGGLVFPGRRMIALYGHPSGGALGLMGEQPPAEAVQRLEPIIAEYQQFEKQPVIPAFEIIVTVASEYAGEDGDYSNEGAPEDFIGYIDAITEAGGYAVLDLQPGRATFIDQAKRYEELLKRPNVGLAIDPEWRIGPEELPMQRIGNTTAAEINEVSQWLADLTRENNLPQKAFVVHQFQHQMVRDRDQVDTSHPELAFVLHADGHGTPELKFETWNALREGLSDEWFMAWKNFIDEDTPTFTPQQTYETVNPRPWFVSYQ; encoded by the coding sequence ATGCGCCGAATTTCCCCACGCGCCCGCGCAGCGACCGCCCTCATCCTCTCCGGAGCATTGTCACTCACCTCGTGTAGCAACAATGGTGGAAGTGGAAGTAATGGTGGAGCAGAAGGCGGCAAGAACGCTCAGGGCGAGAATACGCCGGCGCTCGAGACTCAGGGCCCAGAGGTGCTCGCTGACCCGGACGGTACCGGTGCAGAAGTGTCGCAGCGCCTCTTTGAACAATCAGAAGCCGTGGTGGTCGCCTCGTCGAAACGCGATGACCAGCTCCATGCCGCCGCCATCGCTGTGAAGTTGGGCGCGCCCATGCTGATCCGACACGCAGGGACTGACGCTGTTATTGACGCAGAGATTGAGCGGCTAGGCGCTCACCGCGTCATAGAAGTGGGTACGGGTACCACCAGCGCAGAAGGTGCGGAAGAAGAACTTCCGGCAACCGAGCCGATCGTGGTTCCGGAAGGCTCTGACGCTGTGACTGAGATCGTGGCGCTGGAAGCAGGCAAAAATCATGAGCTGGAAATGCCACCAATGTTGGCTACCGACATAACCTCCCTGGCCGCCGCTGCCACCGCAACCTCGGCTGGCGCGGACGTGCTGGTGCTAGATTACGCCGACCCGCGCATGACCGCTGAGTCGATGAAGACTGTGACCTCCCAGGACACTGTAGCTTTGGGGGCGCAATGGGGCTCCACTGAACAGTACGCAGAGCGCGTGGAGCTGGCCAACAATGGTGAGCTGCCAGGAGGTGGCGGGTTGGTGTTCCCGGGACGCCGGATGATTGCCCTGTATGGTCATCCGTCTGGTGGTGCCCTCGGTTTGATGGGGGAGCAGCCTCCGGCCGAGGCAGTGCAACGCTTGGAGCCAATCATTGCCGAATATCAGCAGTTTGAGAAGCAACCGGTGATCCCGGCGTTCGAGATTATCGTCACGGTTGCTTCCGAGTACGCGGGTGAAGATGGTGACTATTCCAACGAGGGTGCGCCCGAGGACTTCATTGGATATATCGATGCGATTACTGAGGCTGGTGGCTACGCCGTTCTTGACTTGCAACCGGGACGTGCGACTTTCATTGACCAGGCCAAGCGCTACGAAGAGTTGCTGAAGCGACCCAACGTGGGGTTGGCTATCGACCCCGAGTGGCGGATCGGGCCTGAGGAACTGCCAATGCAGCGGATCGGCAATACCACTGCGGCAGAGATCAACGAGGTTTCGCAGTGGCTGGCAGATCTGACTCGTGAGAACAACCTGCCCCAGAAGGCGTTTGTTGTGCACCAATTCCAGCACCAAATGGTTCGTGACCGCGACCAGGTAGACACCTCCCACCCAGAGCTTGCGTTTGTGCTGCACGCCGACGGCCATGGCACCCCGGAGTTGAAGTTTGAGACCTGGAATGCGCTGCGCGAGGGGCTTTCCGACGAGTGGTTCATGGCGTGGAAGAACTTTATCGACGAGGACACCCCAACATTTACCCCGCAGCAGACATACGAAACCGTCAATCCTCGCCCGTGGTTCGTGTCATACCAGTAA
- a CDS encoding DUF294 nucleotidyltransferase-like domain-containing protein, whose product MTVELDEVRGFLAEHEPFAHLPEATLDALPGQMGIIYVRRGDELVSVGSVNDTLYVIRSGAVDIVSDDGLLLDRRDAGRNFGYSTLVGEPESLYRMVAIEDSLLLTMPRETFIGLIDEHPDIKRYFTTQSHRVRVAADEVRDDAAAEVLRTPISDLIQGRAPITAGPDTTVQDAAAIMTEARASSLIIIDGGAGTSSDFSAIVGILTDKDLRSRIVATAGSADTPVCEVMTPNPRTIDPSILTFEAMLVMSELGVHHLPVVDTGGGVVGMLTSGDIFRQLQTDPIYLAADLARADVDELAGAYERAGEVAAKFLDRGATAEEAHHLMTSVADTIARRLIELVQQRLGPAPVPYAFVAVGSQGRKEMGPGSDQDNALVLDNSFDEATHGQYFQEFAAFVSQGLAAAGQKLCPGDMMASNPKWRMTEHQWNETFTGWVTAPEAEALLNAQIFFDLRTIAGDQHLAERVHESAVRAAARSRRLHAHLAALSARREPPIGFFRGFVVERSGDYASTLDIKKGGTAAIVQMARLYAIVAGQPVVDTRRRLEAAAGDSVSEKGAAELLDAFAYLQTLTMRHQAQQIRAGESPNYRIEPSKLSSQDRDNLRDAFGVVKSMQNALASKYPVRTI is encoded by the coding sequence ATGACAGTTGAACTCGACGAGGTCCGCGGTTTCCTCGCCGAGCACGAACCCTTCGCCCACCTGCCCGAAGCAACCCTCGACGCGTTGCCCGGGCAGATGGGCATTATTTATGTCCGCCGCGGCGACGAACTTGTCTCGGTCGGTAGCGTCAATGACACCTTGTATGTGATCCGGTCTGGCGCGGTGGATATCGTCAGTGACGATGGACTGCTGCTTGACCGGCGCGATGCGGGGCGCAATTTCGGCTACTCAACCCTGGTGGGCGAGCCGGAATCCCTCTACCGCATGGTGGCGATAGAAGACAGTTTGTTGCTGACTATGCCACGCGAGACGTTTATCGGCCTGATCGACGAACACCCTGACATCAAGCGTTACTTCACTACCCAGTCTCACCGCGTCCGCGTCGCTGCCGACGAGGTCCGTGACGACGCCGCCGCCGAAGTGCTGCGCACCCCAATTTCTGATTTGATCCAGGGCCGAGCCCCCATTACCGCCGGGCCGGATACGACTGTGCAGGACGCCGCCGCGATCATGACTGAGGCCCGCGCCTCGAGCCTGATCATCATCGACGGCGGCGCTGGCACCAGTTCTGACTTCAGCGCGATTGTAGGGATCCTGACAGATAAGGATCTGCGCTCCCGAATTGTGGCCACCGCAGGTTCAGCGGATACCCCAGTTTGCGAGGTGATGACCCCGAATCCGCGAACTATTGATCCGTCAATCCTGACTTTTGAAGCCATGCTGGTGATGAGTGAGCTCGGTGTTCACCACTTGCCGGTTGTGGACACAGGTGGTGGCGTGGTGGGGATGCTAACCAGTGGCGATATTTTCCGCCAGTTGCAAACAGACCCGATTTACCTCGCCGCTGATCTGGCGCGCGCCGACGTGGACGAGTTAGCGGGAGCCTACGAACGCGCCGGGGAAGTGGCAGCAAAGTTCCTGGACCGCGGGGCAACGGCAGAAGAGGCCCACCATCTGATGACGAGTGTGGCTGACACGATTGCGCGTCGCCTCATTGAATTAGTGCAGCAGCGTCTCGGCCCGGCCCCGGTGCCATACGCCTTCGTGGCGGTAGGTTCGCAAGGCCGCAAAGAGATGGGGCCAGGCTCAGACCAAGATAACGCACTGGTGCTGGACAATTCCTTTGACGAGGCGACCCATGGCCAGTATTTCCAGGAGTTCGCCGCCTTCGTAAGCCAGGGGTTGGCCGCTGCCGGCCAGAAACTCTGCCCCGGTGACATGATGGCATCCAACCCGAAGTGGCGCATGACAGAACACCAGTGGAATGAGACGTTTACCGGGTGGGTGACTGCGCCTGAGGCTGAAGCATTGCTCAACGCCCAGATCTTCTTTGACCTTCGCACGATCGCCGGGGACCAGCATCTGGCCGAGCGTGTTCATGAAAGCGCAGTGCGTGCGGCCGCCAGGTCGCGCCGCTTGCATGCGCATTTGGCGGCGCTGTCAGCCAGGCGTGAGCCACCCATTGGGTTTTTCCGTGGGTTTGTGGTGGAACGCTCCGGCGACTACGCCTCAACTTTGGACATTAAAAAAGGTGGCACCGCTGCAATAGTGCAGATGGCGCGCCTGTACGCGATCGTGGCGGGCCAGCCTGTCGTCGATACGCGGAGGCGTCTGGAGGCTGCTGCCGGCGACAGTGTTTCTGAGAAGGGCGCTGCCGAACTCTTAGACGCTTTCGCCTACTTGCAAACCCTGACGATGCGCCACCAGGCGCAGCAAATTCGGGCCGGGGAAAGCCCGAATTATCGCATTGAGCCAAGCAAGTTATCGTCCCAGGATCGGGATAACCTGCGCGATGCATTCGGGGTGGTAAAATCGATGCAAAACGCTCTGGCCTCGAAGTACCCTGTGAGGACGATCTGA
- a CDS encoding GmrSD restriction endonuclease domain-containing protein has translation MGFTTPSYSLPDLFDRIDRNELQLPDFQHDLIWTLDRIRSVIGAVLRGYPIGSLLALDTRNTPTRFKPVPVKRAPDRNVDPGLLLLDGHQRVTVLYHALQGDGFVDTVDYRDQPIRRRFYVDVRLAVSAETLPDEAVFSVDEEGQVRSHFGPSIPQGLLTREDLLNNYVVPVSYLLHEEGNDLLFEMAAHSDDTQIREDVKKFHNRVLRAVSGYYIPMIRLNRDTPQSGVGQIFAHANSSGHRMDVFELLTAVFANEDPNFSLADHWADIEKHLRQHPALDGIGRISFLRAVSLLVTGRKGQATGHRGDILNLTLSDYLSASAELVNAFDQAAVFLAKRCILTTDQVPYTAQLVPLAVLLARLAETPGILDNIQARDRLNQWFWSGVFGELYGASAPTTRAGRDTDQVTAWMKGDTDEVPKTVRDAEFHESRLVSATKDSGVYRGIYALLMARGARDWRTGDQFNQETLRELEPGFCQIFPQQCCEQQGIAPELAVSVLNRTPMGKRTEIMLDGGEPKRYLRRIQSKSIMEDDEFDAVLATHELQPEHLFGTQCHEFFEDRRERFVGMVEYAMDKPVIRDGAET, from the coding sequence ATGGGTTTTACCACACCAAGCTACTCTCTACCAGACCTATTTGATCGTATCGATCGCAATGAACTGCAGCTGCCTGATTTTCAACACGACCTGATCTGGACATTAGACAGAATCCGATCAGTCATCGGGGCCGTGTTGCGTGGCTATCCTATCGGATCGCTGCTCGCCCTGGATACCCGCAATACCCCCACCAGGTTCAAACCTGTTCCGGTCAAGCGCGCCCCAGACCGTAATGTGGACCCAGGGCTGCTGTTGCTCGACGGGCACCAACGCGTAACCGTCTTGTATCACGCGCTGCAAGGTGATGGTTTTGTCGACACGGTCGACTATCGCGATCAGCCAATTCGCCGCCGCTTTTATGTTGACGTCCGCCTGGCCGTAAGTGCAGAGACACTTCCCGACGAAGCTGTTTTCTCTGTGGATGAGGAAGGCCAGGTGCGCTCCCACTTCGGGCCGAGCATTCCGCAGGGGCTTTTGACCCGCGAAGATCTGTTGAACAACTACGTCGTTCCAGTTTCCTACCTGTTGCATGAAGAAGGCAATGACCTGCTGTTTGAGATGGCGGCGCATTCTGACGACACACAGATCCGCGAGGACGTAAAGAAGTTTCATAATCGTGTGCTGCGCGCCGTTTCGGGTTATTACATTCCGATGATTCGACTGAACCGGGACACACCACAGTCCGGTGTAGGCCAGATCTTTGCCCACGCAAATTCATCCGGCCACCGGATGGACGTGTTTGAATTGCTCACCGCAGTGTTTGCTAACGAGGATCCGAACTTCAGTTTGGCAGACCACTGGGCAGATATAGAAAAGCACCTGCGCCAACATCCGGCACTCGACGGGATTGGGCGCATCAGCTTCCTGCGTGCGGTATCCCTGCTGGTCACTGGCCGCAAGGGCCAGGCGACCGGACACCGTGGTGACATCCTCAACCTCACCTTGTCCGACTATCTCAGCGCCTCGGCAGAGCTGGTCAACGCGTTTGATCAGGCAGCGGTGTTCCTCGCAAAGCGGTGCATCCTGACCACCGATCAGGTACCGTACACAGCCCAGCTTGTCCCTCTGGCTGTCCTGCTTGCTCGCCTAGCAGAAACCCCCGGTATTCTAGACAATATTCAGGCCCGTGACCGGCTGAATCAATGGTTCTGGTCGGGCGTGTTTGGGGAGCTGTACGGCGCGTCCGCGCCAACCACCCGTGCTGGCCGCGATACGGATCAGGTCACAGCCTGGATGAAGGGCGACACTGACGAAGTGCCCAAGACGGTACGCGACGCGGAATTCCACGAATCGCGTCTGGTTTCCGCCACGAAGGACTCTGGAGTATACCGCGGTATCTATGCGCTACTAATGGCGCGCGGTGCGCGGGACTGGCGCACTGGTGACCAATTCAATCAAGAAACGCTTCGAGAACTCGAACCCGGCTTTTGCCAGATCTTCCCACAACAGTGCTGTGAGCAGCAGGGAATCGCGCCTGAGCTTGCCGTCTCGGTGCTGAACCGCACGCCAATGGGCAAAAGAACGGAAATCATGCTTGATGGGGGAGAACCCAAGCGTTACCTGCGCCGTATCCAGTCGAAGTCCATTATGGAAGACGATGAGTTCGACGCAGTGCTAGCAACCCATGAGCTGCAGCCAGAGCATCTATTTGGCACCCAGTGCCACGAGTTTTTCGAGGACCGTCGCGAACGCTTCGTCGGCATGGTGGAATACGCCATGGACAAACCTGTGATCCGAGATGGTGCGGAGACTTAG
- the serA gene encoding phosphoglycerate dehydrogenase, which translates to MTKPVVLIADKLAQSTVDALGDAVEVRWVDGPNRPELLAAVPEADALLVRSATTVDREVLEAATNLKIVGRAGVGLDNVDIEAATERGVMVANAPTSNIHSACEHAIALLLSTARQIPAADKTLRDAEWKRSSFKGVEIFGKTVGIVGFGHIGQLFAQRLQSFETTIIAYDPYANPSRAAQMGVELVELEDLMARADFVTIHLPKTKETAGMFDADLLAKAKKGQIIINAARGGLVDEQALADAITSGHIRGAGFDVYETEPCTDSPLFALDEVVVTPHLGASTVEAQDRAGTDVADSVLKALAGEFVPDAVNVSGGSVGEEVSAWLELARKLGLVAGKLLDEAAVSLKVTARGELSTEDVDVLALSAVRGLFSGVTDEPVTFVNAPQLAEARGVEYSVDTETESETHRSVIEVQAVSASGETASVRGALTGLERIEKIVRINGRGVDMRAEGQNLFLRYTDQPGALGKVGSKLGEADINIEAAALTQASKGDGAILILRVEREVPEELEEAVAATVGANSLQLNLD; encoded by the coding sequence GTGACTAAACCCGTCGTGCTTATCGCTGACAAGCTTGCACAATCTACCGTCGACGCACTAGGAGATGCCGTAGAGGTCCGTTGGGTTGATGGACCTAACCGCCCCGAGCTCCTCGCCGCTGTTCCTGAGGCAGACGCATTGCTGGTGCGTTCCGCAACCACCGTTGACCGAGAAGTCCTCGAAGCCGCAACCAACCTGAAGATCGTTGGCCGCGCTGGTGTGGGCCTGGACAACGTGGATATCGAGGCAGCAACTGAGCGCGGTGTGATGGTTGCCAATGCGCCAACCTCCAATATTCACTCTGCATGTGAGCACGCGATTGCGTTGCTGCTGTCCACTGCGCGCCAGATCCCCGCTGCGGATAAGACTCTGCGCGACGCCGAGTGGAAGCGGTCCTCTTTTAAAGGTGTGGAGATCTTCGGCAAGACCGTTGGCATCGTTGGTTTCGGCCATATCGGCCAACTGTTCGCACAACGCCTGCAGTCTTTCGAAACCACGATCATTGCGTACGATCCCTATGCCAACCCGTCGCGTGCAGCGCAGATGGGTGTCGAGCTTGTTGAGCTTGAAGACTTGATGGCGCGTGCTGACTTTGTCACCATTCACCTGCCGAAGACCAAGGAAACTGCGGGCATGTTCGATGCGGATTTGCTGGCAAAGGCGAAGAAGGGCCAGATCATCATCAACGCGGCGCGTGGCGGGCTTGTCGACGAGCAGGCTCTTGCTGATGCGATCACTTCGGGACACATTCGTGGCGCAGGTTTCGATGTTTATGAAACCGAACCTTGCACCGACAGCCCGCTGTTTGCTCTCGACGAGGTTGTTGTTACCCCGCACTTGGGTGCATCCACCGTGGAAGCGCAGGACCGTGCAGGTACCGACGTAGCAGACTCTGTGCTTAAGGCATTGGCTGGCGAGTTTGTGCCTGACGCTGTTAACGTGTCCGGCGGTTCGGTCGGCGAGGAGGTTTCTGCCTGGTTGGAGTTGGCGCGCAAGCTGGGTCTGGTTGCGGGCAAGCTGCTCGACGAGGCAGCTGTGTCCCTGAAGGTGACCGCACGCGGCGAATTGTCCACCGAAGACGTCGACGTTCTCGCGCTCTCCGCTGTTCGCGGCCTGTTTTCGGGCGTTACTGATGAGCCTGTGACATTCGTGAACGCCCCGCAGCTCGCTGAGGCGCGTGGTGTGGAATATAGCGTGGATACAGAGACTGAGTCTGAGACCCACCGCTCCGTCATCGAGGTTCAAGCTGTGTCCGCTTCTGGTGAAACCGCCTCTGTGCGTGGCGCGTTGACCGGTCTTGAGCGCATCGAAAAGATTGTGCGCATCAACGGCCGTGGCGTCGATATGCGCGCCGAGGGGCAAAACCTCTTCCTGCGCTACACCGACCAGCCTGGTGCCTTGGGGAAGGTTGGCTCGAAGCTGGGTGAGGCAGATATCAATATTGAGGCCGCAGCCCTGACGCAGGCATCGAAGGGTGACGGTGCCATTTTGATCCTGCGTGTTGAGCGTGAGGTGCCGGAGGAACTCGAGGAAGCAGTGGCGGCGACCGTGGGCGCGAACTCGCTGCAGTTGAACCTGGACTAG